In Desulforhopalus sp., the genomic stretch TACCCCCTGCGCGCCCTTGATTGTTGCCTGATGAGCGTCGGCGCCGCCTGTACCATTCTCTGCGATGAAGACACCGCCATCAAATTGACGAAAAACACCAAAAACAAGCCCCTGCGGATCTGGGTAGCCGCCGGCTCCCATTCCCTGCGACCCGCCGACCGACAGCACATGGCGATTCCGTTGCTGCCCAACGAAAGCCCCGACCAATACAAGGATCTGGGCGAGCGATTCCCCGGGGGAGAGCGCTATCCGGGTTTCACCGGTTTTCTTGCCGCCAGGATGGCCGCCTATTACGGCTATGGCATGACCGGAATCACCAATCCGACCGAAGATCTTGATGTCGTAGAACTGCACGACGCCTTCACTATAAGCGATGTCCAGACCTATGAAGATATCGGTATCCGTCCGTATGGCTACGGCCGGGATTATGTCGAGTCAGGCGACTGTTACCATACCAATCCCCATACCGGCAAACCCGGCAAACTGCCCTCCAACCTCTCCGGTGGCCTGATCGGCTGCATGCACTCCGTCGGTGCGACCGGCATAATGCAGACCCTCGAGATTGCCTCGCATATTTGGAACCGCTGGGAAGAGATCCATGGCGACGAAAAGACCTGGAAACAGTTCAACCGGAAAAAGCCCGCCGACTGGACCAATCTGCAGGTACTTGGCGCCAAGAGGGGTATGGCCATAAGCCATGCCGGAGTGGGTTCACATGTCACCTCAACCATCCTCATGGACCCTGACCATCTCATCAAGAAAGACGCCTAGCCCCGGTTTACGGCATAAAAGGAGATATAACATGAGTACCTTCGGACAGGTTTATGTCAAAAATAATCAGTACAAGCTTAAAGGTTCATTCCATCATCTCACCGCCAACACGCCTATTCGTAACGCCGACGATGGTTGGAAACTACTCGGCGTCACCAACCCGCGAGATATGACCTTTATTCACTCCTATGGCGGCGAGGCAATTTTTTTTGAATCGCTGAGCCAGGGCAAACTGATGGCCAGCCGGTGCGACAGCAAGGGCTGTGATTCGCAGGGCACCATCTACCAGCCATTCCGCATCCATTGCCCGGACTGCCTTGGCAAAAATACCGTCCTCGATATGACCGAAAAAGCCAAGAAAACTGCGCGAATTCATACATTTATGGTCTGCGAGCGATCGGGGGCCTTCAACTCCCTCGATAAACCGATCAAATTCATCAACATTGAATTTGATGGCGTGGCGACCATCTTAATGAGTTATTTGAGCCTCGGCGAGCCGTCCTTTGGTATGCGGGTGCTACCCATATTTAAAACCAGCGGGCCAACTTTCACTATTCTCGACCTTTCTTGGGTTCCGGAAGGGACAAAAGCTGAACAACTCCCGGAGGGGTTCAGTTTTTAGTGGACATGCGGCTTGATCGGGCGGTAAAAGATCCTCTTTGGCACAAATTGGCGGGGTTCTCAGCATATATACCATCCATTTCTGATCTCCTCGCCATGAAATTTTGTCTGAGATATCTCTCGGGCAACAGTTATTATTTCCTGCTAAGGAGGATCAAGTGAATAAGCCAAGCATTGCAATCGGCACAACAACCATCGGTAGTGTTGTAGATAATTTGGCGGAAAATTTTGGGGACAACATCGGCCTCGAGTACCATTCCCTGGATATCAGGAAAAACTGGAGGCAACTGCGGGAGAAGTATGACGAGGTCGCCAAAGGATTGATGGCCCTTGGTATCGCCAAGGGAGACAAGGTGGCAATCTGGGCCAACAACGTCCCTGAGTGGGTATACACACAATATGGCAGTGCGCGGATGGGTGCGGTCTTGGTAACTGTCAACACCAACTATCGCAGCAGCGAGCTTGAATACCTTTTAAAGCAATCCGATGCAACTACGATAATCCTCATCGGTGGCATTAGAGAGCCGGACGATTATCTCAAGGTATTAACCAAGGTTTGCCCGGCCATCAGTGACAGCCAACCGGGGCAACTCAATTGCGATAAGCTGCCATTTTTGAAAAACGTTATCTATCTCGGCAAAGAAAAGGTAGCCGGAATGTATAACTGGGATGATGTCATGGAAATGGGCAAGAAGATATCTGACGCAGAGCTCAAGACCCGCCTCGATTCGCTTTCCCCCGACGACGTCATCAATATGCAGTACACCTCCGGAACGACCGGTTTCCCCAAGGGTGTAATGCTTTCCCACACAAACCTGATTGGCAATGCCATGAGCATGGCTGAGTGCATGAAGCTCTCCACCGCTGATGCGATGTGTATCCCCGTGCCCTTCTTCCACTGCTTCGGTTGTGTTATCGGCACTCTGGTCTGCACGGTTTCCGGCTCGACCATGGCACCTGTGGTAGCCTTCTCGCCGGTGGGTGTCTTAAAAACCGTTGAGGCCTCCAAGTGCACCGCCCTTCTCGGCGTACCAACCATGTTCATCGCCGAGTTTGAGGAGATGGATAAAAATCACTACGACACCTCAAGTCTCAGGACAGGCGTCATGGCGGGATCCACCTGCCCGGTGGAGGTTATGAAGCGGGTTATCAAAGACATGGGGGCAAACGAGATGACCATTGTCTATGGTCAAACCGAGTCCTCCCCCGGAATAACCCAGACCCGTGACCAGGATTCGCTGGAATTAAAGACAACGACCGTCGGCAAGGCCCTGCCCAACGTCGAGGTGAAAATCGTCAATCCGGAGACGGGTCGCGAGGTCCCTATCGGCCAGCAGGGCGAACTGTGCACCAGGGGCTACCATGTCATGAAAGGCTACTATAAGATGGCCGAGGCAACCAAGAAGGCAATCGATGCCGACAACTGGCTCCACACCGGCGACCTGGCGATCATGGACGAAAACGGCTATTGCAAGATCACCGGCAGAATCAAAGACATGATCATCCGCGGTGGCGAGAATATCTACCCCCGCGAAGTAGAGGAATTCCTCTACACTAATCCGAAGGTAAAAGATGTGCAGGTAGTCGGTGTTTCAAACGAAAAATATGGGGAAGAAGTAGCTGCCTTCATTCAGCTCAAACCTTCTCAAAAGGCCACCGGGGAGGAGATTATCTCCTTCTGCAAAGACCAGATATCATACTATAAGATCCCGAAACACATCTTTTTCGTGAACGAATATCCGACAACTGCCAGCGGCAAGATTCAAAAATACAAACTGCGGGAGATTGCCGAAACGCAATTGTAAATCTCCCTGCAACCACATCAACTGTACCTGATGGCAAACAGATAGTCGTTGCCACCCCAGGAGGACATGGGAATGGCAACGACTTCAGAATAACGCTGGACAAAGAAAGGAAACGGCGAACAACGAAATAGCACAACAAGATCCTCAGAATGGAAACATAAATTTCTCATACACAGAGAAGAGGAAGACCATGCTCAAACCATTATGGGTACCATCGGAGCGACGAATCAAGGATTCCAATATGTACCGGTTCATGGATACCGTGAACCGCAGACATGGAACACAATTCACCGATTATGATGGGCTATATCAGTGGTCGGTCGCCAACATTGCCGCATTTTGGGCAGAGCTCTGGGATTTTGCTGAGATACAAGCTGAAAAAAAATACGATCAGGTAGTCGATGATCCGTACAAAATGCCCGGCGCCCAATGGTTTACCGGTAGCCGTTTGAACTTTGCCGAAAACCTGCTGCGCTATCGCGATGACCATATAGCCCTGATATTTAAAGGTGAGGATGTGGTTCGCAGAACCCTCACCTACAGTGAACTTTTCGCGGCAACCGCCAAGCTTGCTGCATCGCTCCGTAAGGCCGGGGTCGTCCCTGGGGACCGGGTTGTCGGCTTTATACCGAATATGCCCGAAGCAATTGTTGCCATGCTCGCCGCAACCAGTCTTGGGGCAACTTGGTCGTCCTGCTCCCCCGATTTTGGTATCAAAGGAGTGCTTGACAGATTCGGCCAAACCAAACCAAAGGTTCTCTTCACCGCCGACGGCTATTATTTCAAAGGGAAGCCTCTCGACTGTCTGGCCAAGGTTTGCGGCATCGCCAAAGAAATCCCCTCGCTAGAAACCATTGTCGTAATTCCTTACATCAACAATAATCCGGAACTGCAATCCCTTCCCAAGGCCACTCTCTATCCCGATTTCACGGACAATAATGCAAATGAGATCGCATTTACGCAATTGCCCTTCGACCATCCGCTCTACATCATGTACTCATCCGGCACGACCGGCCTGCCGAAATGCATGGTGCAAAGCGCCGGAGGGGTTTTACTGCACCAATTAAAGGAACTTCTTCTCCATACCGACCTGAAGCGACAAGACACTATCTTCTACTTCACCACCTGCGGCTGGATGATGTGGAATTGGCTGGTGACCTCCCTAGCCGTCGGGGCAACCCTGGTATTGTATGACGGCAATCCCTTTCACCCGGCAGCAGACGCCCTGTGGCGAATGGCCGAAGCAGAAAAAATCACCGTCTTTGGCACCAGCGCAGGATATATCGCCGCACTGAAAAATGCCGGTGTCAAGCCTGGAAAAACTTTCGAGCTGCCGCACCTGCGAACCCTCCTCTCCACCGGTTCCCCGCTTTCCAAAGAGGATTTTCATTTCATCTATCAGGAAATAAAGGCAGACCTGCAACTTGCCTCGATCTCCGGAGGCTCCGACCTCAATGGCTGTTTTGCCCTTGGCAATCCGCTGGGGCCTGTATACGAGGGCGAACTCCAGTGTCGCGGACTCGGCATGAAAGTCTTTGCCTACAACGAAGACGGTGAGCCCGTTGTCGGCCGGCAGGGTGAGCTGGTGTGCACGGCGGCCTTCCCCTCCATGCCCATCTATTTTTGGGATGATTCGAACGGGAAAAAATATCATTCCGCCTATTTCGACAGGTTTCCCGGCATCTGGACGCACGGTGACTTTATCGAGGTCACCGAACGGGGCGGCCTTATCATGTACGGCAGGTCCGACGCCACCCTCAACCCCGGTGGAGTCCGGATCGGTACGGCGGAGATCTACCGCGTCATTGAACAGATCGATAGGATTGCCGACAGTGTCGTAGTCGGCCAGGAATGGCAAGGGGATATCAGAGTCATTCTCTTTGTAAAAATGAAGGAGGGCTGCGACCTTACCGATTCCCTACGCGACGAGATCAAAAAGGCTATCAGACTTAATGCCTCACCTCGCCATGTCCCGGCAAAAATTCTGCAGATTCCCGATATTCCGTATACCCTTAATATGAAGAAGGTCGAGCTTGCCGTCCAAAAAATAATCCATGGACGCGAGGTTAAAAATAAAGATGCTCTGAAAAATCCCGAGGCTCTCGACTATTTTGCTGGAATCGTAGAGCTATCTTCCTAAACAGTGTAGTTGTGTCGGTAATTGGGAATGAGATGTACGCCGTACCATGATCGTTGAACAGTTTGCCGGTTCACCACTTCACATCCTCTCAACAGGGAGAAAACCATGAAATTATTTTCTCTTTTGAATTTTGGCCTGGGTGAAACTGCCGATCTTTTACGCAATTCGGTTCGAGATTTCGTCGACGCGGAGATTGCTCCGCTTGCGGCGGAGATCGACCGCAACGATTTCTTTCCCCCTGAGCTGTGGCGAAAGATGGGGGAAATGGGCCTTCTTGGAATTACCGTTCCGGAAAGTTACGGCGGTGCCGAAATGGGCTACCTCGAACATGTCATCGCCATGGAGGAGATCAGCCGCGGCTCGGCCTCAGTTGGTCTGGCTTACGGGGCCCATTCCAATCTCTGCGTCAATCAACTGAAACTGAACGGCACCGAGGAGCAAAAACAACGCTATCTGCCAAAGCTCATTTCCGGCGAACACATCGGGGCCCTGGCCATGAGTGAGGCAGGATCTGGTTCTGACGTCGTCAGCATGCGTCTTTCCGCAGTCAGACAAGGCGACAGCTATATTCTCAACGGCACGAAGATGTGGATCACCAATGGTCCGAATGCCGATGTCCTGGTCGTCTACGCCAAAACCGCACCGGAGAAAAAACATCAGGGGATAACGGCTTTCATCGTGGAAAAGACCATGCCCGGCTTCTCAACCAGCCCAAAGCTGGACAAGCTCGGTATGCGGGGCTCTCCTACCTGTGAACTGGTTTTTGATAACTGCGCTGTTCCGGCGGAGAATATTCTCGGCAGATTAGACAGAGGCGTTGAGGTGTTGATGAGCGGCCTGAACTATGAACGGCTGGTGCTTACCGGCGGTCCTTTGGGAATTATGTGTGCCTGTATGGAGGTGGTGCTTCCTTACATCCATATGCGGCGCCAGTTCGGCCGGGCGATCGGTGAATTCGAACTGATGCAAGGCAAGATCGCCGATATGTACGCGACCTGGAACGCCTGCAAGGCTTATACCTATACAGTAGCCAAGGCGGCTGACAGCGGCGGCAATATTCGTAAGGATTCTGCCGCGGTGATTCTCTACGCGGCCGAGAGAGCGACCTGGATGGCCCTTGAGGCAATTCAGTGTTTGGGTGGTAATGGCTACATCAATGACTACCCCACCGGCCGGCTTCTTCGTGATGCGAAACTCTACGAGATCGGCGCAGGCACCAGCGAAATCCGCCGCATGCTGATAGGCCGGGAACTCTTTAAAGACACTGAGGCTTAAACGCTCGGTGCGATGAGAATTGCCAGTGCCTCGGCAATCCCCCTAGCAATAAAAAAAGGGGTTAGCTATTTCTAGCTAACCCCTTGAATTTTTACTGGTGCGAAGAGAGAGACTCGAACTCTCACAGGTTTCCCCGCCAGATCCTAAGTCTGGTGCGTCTACCAATTCCGCCATCCTCGCAAAATAAAAACATCCAAACCGTCGAGAAGAGATAATTCACCGAAGCTATGTCGTCAAGCCCGGATCCATCCAACTCGAAAGTCTCCCTATAAAAAGTTGCTATAAATACCATTTTGAATAAATCGTTACCAGATCTTTTTCCACCACCACCTCGATTTTCCCAGGTTAAATAAGGATGATCCATTTTCGGATAGGGGGCATGCTTGCGAAAACCCACGGGAGTGACTATTATTGAGCGGTTAATTACACCGTACTCGCACTATAACTCTTCAAAATTAACATGTTATGAGGACATTATGAAATTCTCCGGATTGTATGTGTGCTGCATGGCAGCTCTTCTCATCGGCTCAGGGGCCAACGCCCTCACCATGCCGGAGAGTGGACAGGATAAAAGGGTTGAATGGAAAATCCAGCAAACGTGGCCTATTGCAGGGAAATCCCTGGCGATGGTGAACTCGCTGGACGGGAAATTCGCTTTTATTCTCAACGATAAGCAACAGGTGCAAGTTTTCAATAATCAGGGGCAGCTCCAAGGAAGTATCCCTGTAGAAGAAGGTGTCTCGGCAATTGATATCTCCCCCCAGGGAGAGGTGTTGTACCTTATAAATAATGCCACTCAATCGTTCACTTCAGTTGCCGTGTCCTTTGTTGTTGATGTTGATAGCACCGGTTCTCCATTTAAAGGCCCGGCTGAAGCACCTGTCAATATAGTTTTGTTCACTGATTTCGAATGTCCGTATTGCCGTCAGATTATCCCACTTCTCGACGAAGTACTTGAAAAAAATCCGAAAAATGTCAAACTGACCTTTAAAAACATGCCATTGAAATTCCACAAACTTGCTGAACCCAGCGCCAAGGCAGCGCTCGCCGCTCATGAGCAGGGGAAGTTCTGGCCTTTTCACGACAAGTTATTTGCCGAAAAAAAGTTAGCAGAAGATACTATCAAAAAGACCGCTACTGCTCTCAATCTTGATATTGCGCGGTTTGAAAAAGACATGGAATCACCCAAAATTCAGAACAAGCTCCAGAAAGATATCCTCGATGCCCAGAATGCCGGAGTAACCGGGACACCAACTCTCTTTATCAATGGCCGCGCCCCCCGGCAACGAAGCCTTGAAGGGATCCAGGCTATTATTGACGATGAATTGCAAAAATTGACTAAAAAGCCGTGATTGCATGAACGCCGATATTATAGAAAGGGAGCTTACCTTTATAGATAATGCCAAGGCCTGCTCCCTCTATGGCGCTCTCAACAAAAATCTGCTCGCCATAGAAAAGTGCTCGGGGGTGACGATTCATGCGCGTGGAACCAATCTGCGCATTGTCGGCATGCCCCACGAGGTAGAACTGGTAGAGGGCCTTCTCAGCCAACTCTACGAACTGGTTAACCGAGGATATCCTGTTTTTAGCTCCGATTTTGCCTTTGGCCTGAAAATCCTTGAATCCACCCCCAACGCGCGACTCGATAGAATCTTTCTCGACAAGGTCTATGTAACGACCCAAAATCGCGTGATATCACCAAAGACAAGGAACCAAAAATCCTATATCGATGCCATTCGTGACAACGATATTGTCTTTGGAATAGGACCGGCCGGCACCGGTAAGACCTATCTTGCCGTGGCCATGGCCGTGTCCGCCCTCACCACCGGCCAGGTCAAATCCATCATCCTCACCCGTCCAGCGGTGGAGGCCGGTGAAAAACTCGGCTTTTTACCGGGAGATGTGGCCCAGAAAGTAAACCCGTATCTTCGCCCCCTGCACGATGCCCTCAATGATATGCTTGGTCCCGAGAAGGCCGGAACCCTCATCGAACAGGAAGTTATCGAGATAGCTCCCCTTGCCTTTATGCGCGGCCGGACACTCAGCAACGCCTTTATTATCCTCGACGAAGCACAGAATACCACCCGCGAGCAGATGAAGATGTTTCTGACCAGGATCGGCTTTGACTCCCGGGCGGTAATAACCGGCGATACCACCCAAGTCGACCTGCCGATGAAGAATCAGTCCGGTCTCCTCCAAGCCAGGAAGATCCTCGGCAACATTGACGGCATTAGGTTCTGCTCATTTTCCAAAGAAGATGTGGTCCGTCACCCATTAGTCCAACAGATTATCAACGCTTACGAAAAGCAATAAGGCCTATTGCATGCCGACCCAACTAACCAGCCACTACCGCTCCCCTGATCACCCTGGTTTGGAGCGGTTGCTCATCAAACTGGCCAATCGTCTCCTTAAAGAATGCGGTGTCGCTGATCACACCCTCAGCATCCTTTTGGTAGGTGACGAGGAGATGACCCAGCTGAACAGTCAGTACCGTAACAAGAACCAGCCAACCAACGTCCTCTCCTTCCCAATTGCCGACGGAGCTGACGCATCACTTGCCACCTTACCGATAAAGGAGCTCGGTGATATCGTCATCTCTATCGATACCGCCATCCGGGAATCGATCCAATATGGCCAATCATTGCAACAGCGCACAACATGGCTGCTTGTACATGGCCTGCTCCACCTGCTTGGCTATGATCACGAACGCTCAGCAGTTGAAGAGACAAAAATGCTGGCCAAAGAAAATGAGCTGCTCAACAGGATAGACACCTTCAGGAGAACTAGAATGACCAAACTTGCCATCAATGTTGATCATGTTGCTACCGTCCGGCAGGCTCGAAGAATCGCGGAACCAGATCCGGTTGCTGCAGCATCTATCTGTGAAATAGCTGGGGC encodes the following:
- a CDS encoding isovaleryl-CoA dehydrogenase, translated to MKLFSLLNFGLGETADLLRNSVRDFVDAEIAPLAAEIDRNDFFPPELWRKMGEMGLLGITVPESYGGAEMGYLEHVIAMEEISRGSASVGLAYGAHSNLCVNQLKLNGTEEQKQRYLPKLISGEHIGALAMSEAGSGSDVVSMRLSAVRQGDSYILNGTKMWITNGPNADVLVVYAKTAPEKKHQGITAFIVEKTMPGFSTSPKLDKLGMRGSPTCELVFDNCAVPAENILGRLDRGVEVLMSGLNYERLVLTGGPLGIMCACMEVVLPYIHMRRQFGRAIGEFELMQGKIADMYATWNACKAYTYTVAKAADSGGNIRKDSAAVILYAAERATWMALEAIQCLGGNGYINDYPTGRLLRDAKLYEIGAGTSEIRRMLIGRELFKDTEA
- a CDS encoding AMP-binding protein; its protein translation is MNKPSIAIGTTTIGSVVDNLAENFGDNIGLEYHSLDIRKNWRQLREKYDEVAKGLMALGIAKGDKVAIWANNVPEWVYTQYGSARMGAVLVTVNTNYRSSELEYLLKQSDATTIILIGGIREPDDYLKVLTKVCPAISDSQPGQLNCDKLPFLKNVIYLGKEKVAGMYNWDDVMEMGKKISDAELKTRLDSLSPDDVINMQYTSGTTGFPKGVMLSHTNLIGNAMSMAECMKLSTADAMCIPVPFFHCFGCVIGTLVCTVSGSTMAPVVAFSPVGVLKTVEASKCTALLGVPTMFIAEFEEMDKNHYDTSSLRTGVMAGSTCPVEVMKRVIKDMGANEMTIVYGQTESSPGITQTRDQDSLELKTTTVGKALPNVEVKIVNPETGREVPIGQQGELCTRGYHVMKGYYKMAEATKKAIDADNWLHTGDLAIMDENGYCKITGRIKDMIIRGGENIYPREVEEFLYTNPKVKDVQVVGVSNEKYGEEVAAFIQLKPSQKATGEEIISFCKDQISYYKIPKHIFFVNEYPTTASGKIQKYKLREIAETQL
- a CDS encoding thiolase domain-containing protein, whose amino-acid sequence is MITFSKQQLKIPKLLRPVYLVTAGQSKFDRAFPDKRTEELCIDAFTMAARLLDISPAELKRYIHTCYYGHFADHFGDQLLGESVIHDRLGLDPLGNVGVKTGGATGGSTLWEGTKAVASGYSDCVLVMGWERMDEVPTDEGNFLISCAADKDWESPLGHIYTGYYAVMAQRYWQIFGKSEESFRRTLAEISVKHHGYARFNPFAQSPMKITVDDVLKSPVVAYPLRALDCCLMSVGAACTILCDEDTAIKLTKNTKNKPLRIWVAAGSHSLRPADRQHMAIPLLPNESPDQYKDLGERFPGGERYPGFTGFLAARMAAYYGYGMTGITNPTEDLDVVELHDAFTISDVQTYEDIGIRPYGYGRDYVESGDCYHTNPHTGKPGKLPSNLSGGLIGCMHSVGATGIMQTLEIASHIWNRWEEIHGDEKTWKQFNRKKPADWTNLQVLGAKRGMAISHAGVGSHVTSTILMDPDHLIKKDA
- a CDS encoding thioredoxin domain-containing protein, whose translation is MTIIERLITPYSHYNSSKLTCYEDIMKFSGLYVCCMAALLIGSGANALTMPESGQDKRVEWKIQQTWPIAGKSLAMVNSLDGKFAFILNDKQQVQVFNNQGQLQGSIPVEEGVSAIDISPQGEVLYLINNATQSFTSVAVSFVVDVDSTGSPFKGPAEAPVNIVLFTDFECPYCRQIIPLLDEVLEKNPKNVKLTFKNMPLKFHKLAEPSAKAALAAHEQGKFWPFHDKLFAEKKLAEDTIKKTATALNLDIARFEKDMESPKIQNKLQKDILDAQNAGVTGTPTLFINGRAPRQRSLEGIQAIIDDELQKLTKKP
- a CDS encoding PhoH family protein, which codes for MNADIIERELTFIDNAKACSLYGALNKNLLAIEKCSGVTIHARGTNLRIVGMPHEVELVEGLLSQLYELVNRGYPVFSSDFAFGLKILESTPNARLDRIFLDKVYVTTQNRVISPKTRNQKSYIDAIRDNDIVFGIGPAGTGKTYLAVAMAVSALTTGQVKSIILTRPAVEAGEKLGFLPGDVAQKVNPYLRPLHDALNDMLGPEKAGTLIEQEVIEIAPLAFMRGRTLSNAFIILDEAQNTTREQMKMFLTRIGFDSRAVITGDTTQVDLPMKNQSGLLQARKILGNIDGIRFCSFSKEDVVRHPLVQQIINAYEKQ
- a CDS encoding acetoacetate--CoA ligase — translated: MLKPLWVPSERRIKDSNMYRFMDTVNRRHGTQFTDYDGLYQWSVANIAAFWAELWDFAEIQAEKKYDQVVDDPYKMPGAQWFTGSRLNFAENLLRYRDDHIALIFKGEDVVRRTLTYSELFAATAKLAASLRKAGVVPGDRVVGFIPNMPEAIVAMLAATSLGATWSSCSPDFGIKGVLDRFGQTKPKVLFTADGYYFKGKPLDCLAKVCGIAKEIPSLETIVVIPYINNNPELQSLPKATLYPDFTDNNANEIAFTQLPFDHPLYIMYSSGTTGLPKCMVQSAGGVLLHQLKELLLHTDLKRQDTIFYFTTCGWMMWNWLVTSLAVGATLVLYDGNPFHPAADALWRMAEAEKITVFGTSAGYIAALKNAGVKPGKTFELPHLRTLLSTGSPLSKEDFHFIYQEIKADLQLASISGGSDLNGCFALGNPLGPVYEGELQCRGLGMKVFAYNEDGEPVVGRQGELVCTAAFPSMPIYFWDDSNGKKYHSAYFDRFPGIWTHGDFIEVTERGGLIMYGRSDATLNPGGVRIGTAEIYRVIEQIDRIADSVVVGQEWQGDIRVILFVKMKEGCDLTDSLRDEIKKAIRLNASPRHVPAKILQIPDIPYTLNMKKVELAVQKIIHGREVKNKDALKNPEALDYFAGIVELSS